A portion of the Desmodus rotundus isolate HL8 chromosome 8, HLdesRot8A.1, whole genome shotgun sequence genome contains these proteins:
- the ACKR4 gene encoding atypical chemokine receptor 4 codes for MALEHNQSMDYYYEENEINGTHDYSQYEVVCVKEEVRKFAKVFLPAFYTIAFIIGLAGNSVVVAIYAYYKKQRTKTDVYILNLAVADLLLLFTLPFWAVNAVHGWVLGKIMCKVTSALYTVNFVSGMQFLACISIDRYWAVTKAPSHSGVGKPCRLICFCVWMFAILLSIPQLVFYTVNHMARCIPIFPYHLQTSLKASIQMLEICIGFVIPLLIMGVCYFITARTLIKMPNIKKSGPLKVLFTVVIVFIVTQLPYNIVKFCQTIDIIYLLITDCDMSKRMDVAIQITESIALFHSCLNPILYVFMGSSFKNYIMKVAKKYGSWRRQRLNVEIPLDSEVPTEPTSTFSI; via the coding sequence ATGGCTTTGGAACACAACCAGTCAATGGATTACTACTATGAGGAAAATGAGATAAACGGCACTCACGACTACAGTCAGTATGAAGTGGTCTGTGTAAAAGAAGAGGTCAGGAAATTTGCCAAGGTTTTCCTGCCTGCCTTCTACACAATAGCTTTTATCATTGGACTCGCAGGAAACTCCGTAGTGGTGGCGATTTACGCCTATTACAAGAAGCAGAGAACCAAAACAGATGTGTACATCCTGAATCTGGCGGTGGCGGATTTACTCCTCCTATTCACTCTGCCCTTCTGGGCAGTTAATGCAGTTCATGGGTGGGTTTTAGGGAAAATCATGTGCAAGGTCACTTCAGCCTTGTACACAGTCAACTTTGTCTCTGGAATGCAGTTTTTGGCTTGTATCAGCATAGACAGATACTGGGCAGTAACTAAAGCCCCGAGCCATTCGGGGGTGGGAAAACCATGCCGGCTCATCTGCTTCTGTGTCTGGATGTTTGCCATCTTGCTGAGTATACCTCAGCTGGTTTTTTACACAGTAAATCACATGGCTAGGTGCATTCCCATCTTTCCATACCACCTGCAAACATCCCTGAAGGCATCAATTCAAATGCTGGAAATCTGCATCGGATTTGTTATTCCCCTTCTCATTATGGGCGTGTGCTACTTTATCACAGCAAGGACCCTCATCAAGATGCCAAACATTAAGAAATCTGGACCCCTCAAAGTTCTCTTCACAGTGGTTATAGTTTTCATTGTCACTCAGCTGCCCTATAACATTGTCAAGTTCTGCCAAACCATAGACATCATCTACCTCCTGATCACTGACTGCGACATGAGCAAACGCATGGACGTTGCCATCCAGATCACAGAGAGCATTGCACTCTTCCACAGCTGCCTCAACCCCATCCTGTATGTTTTTATGGGATCctcttttaaaaactacattatGAAAGTTGCCAAGAAATATGGGTCCTGGAGAAGACAAAGACTAAATGTGGAGATTCCTTTGGATTCCGAAGTCCCTACAGAGCCAACCAGTACATTCagcatttaa